Part of the Ignavibacteria bacterium genome is shown below.
ATCAGCTTCATTTCTATTGAAAACTTTTATAGGTGTTGAAAAAGTTGAACCGTTATCTGTTGACTCCATAAAAAATACGTCACCTTGATCTACAACAGCACCAATATATGCAATACCGATTCTTCCGTCATCACCTCTTGCAAGAGAATAAGTTTCTGCCTGGTCAGCATCTGTGATTTGCTGGAACCCTGTGAATGCACTTGATGAAAGTGAAGTAGCAACGTTTCTTGCAGTGTAGTCAGTACCGTTCACTGAACCGATAAATACAAATTTATTTGTCAATGAAACGTTTGCAGTTGCAACCATTCTTACCCATATACAACCAAGACTACTTGGGTTTAGACCCGGATCAAGTCTTGTAAAAGAACCTAAGCCAGGGAATGCATCATAGAAAAATTGTCCTCTTGTTGTAGCCGGAGTGCCTACATTTGTGTGAATACCTATTAATTCAATTCCTTCTGAAGTTCCTGTTACAGAAGCAAAACCTGAAGCAATACCTGTTGGAGGCACTATGTCTGCAATAAAGCTCCATGTAACACCTCTATCACTTGAAAAATAATATTTGGTTGTTCTTGTTAAGAAGCTTGTTGAACCTGTTACGCTGTCAGGTGACCAGGTTTGAACGTAGTGAAGTTCATCCGGGTCTGATGGATTTTGCCAGATTTGCATTGTTGAACCGTTTGAAGCTAAATCATAAAATGATTGCCATTGAGTCCATTTTGTTGTTACGTTTCCCGTCCAGGTAAGTCCAAAAGTGTAATTTGATGGAACAATTATGTCGGGGGTATTTACTGTACCAGGTATATTTGTATGATGAGCATCAAGTCTTTGACCACCATATGAATCCCCTGTTAATTTTATTTGATACCTGATCTGTGAAAAATATTTCATCTGCTCAGGCGTATATCTTGATCCCGCCTGCAGGCTTCCTACAAGTAGAATCGAGATAAATAATGAGAATAGTAACCTTTTAAACATTTTTTTCTCCTTTGTTTTTAGTTGGATTTATTAAATTTTAACTAATTAAAATTTAAATTTGTAACAATATAACAGTATTGTAAAATGTTGTCAATATATAATTTAATTATTATAATTTGACATTTTGATAATATTTTATTACAAACCGTCCTATTTTTAAGCTTATTTTAGTTCAATAATATGAGAAAGAAAAATTGTTGTCATTATATATTATTACAAAGAAATTTATTAAGAAATCGTTAAATATTTTGATAAAGATTTTTTATTCTTATAAATATTTCTTTAGTCATTTTTGAGGAGCTTTCAGTAGTTTTTCCTGCGATATGATTGGTGAGTAAAACATTCGGTAACCCATAGAATTGCTTGTTAATGAGAGGTTCGTTTTTGAAAACGTCAAGAGCCGCTGATTTTATTTTTTTTGCTTTGAGCAGTTTAATCAAAAAACTTTCATCTAATACTTCACCGCGGGAAGTATTAATTAAAATTGCCGACGGCTTTAATTTTCTTAATTTATCTTTCGATAAAAAATTCTTATTGTTTTCAAGTGGTATGTGAACTGTAATGATGTCTGACGCTTCAAGGAGATAATCTAAACTTACAAACTTAAAGTTTTTGTTTTTTACAATGACTTTTTTATCTGTATCATTTACAAGAATTTTCATTCCAAGCGCTTTGCAGTATTTTCCGACCAGACTTCCTATAGAGCCGAATCCAATGATACCAATAGTTTTCCCTTCAAGCTCAAATCTTTCATAATCATAAGCAGTAAATCGATTTTCTCTGACACATTTATTCGAAAAAATAATATTTTTTGAAACTGCAAGAAGCAGCGCCAGCGTATGTTCTGCGGCTGCGAGACTGTTGCCGCGTTCAATATTCAGTACTTTTATTTTTTGTTTTTTTGCTTCGGCTACATCAATATGGTCAGTGCCTCTCGAGACTGTGGCAATGATTTTAAATTTTGCCTTTGATAAAAATTTCTTGCCGATTTTTCTTATGCTGCGAATGACTAAGACGTCGTAATCATTATATTTTTTTATTATTTCGGAATTAGGAATATTATCAAAAGCGGTTATGTGAAATTTATTTTTAGGGAAGAGGGGTAAGTGAGTGAGGTTAATTTTGTCGGCTATCAGAATCTTAATCATTTTTATGAATGATTAATTATGAATCTTCCTCTTCGTCATCTTCAGATGAAGCGTTCTGGCGGAATTTATTTTCGAGAGCATCCTGAATCAGATTAAGAATCTCATCTTTACCTTCATCGGTAATAATTGAAAAAGGAATATAATCTTTGCAGAGGTCTTCGTTGTTCACAATTTTTGAAGCTCTGTAAATTTGTTTTTCCATTTTGTTTTTGGAAATCTTATCTGCTTTGGTAAGAATTATAGCGTAAGGAATTTCATAATACTCAAGCCAGCTGACCATAAGCTCATCGAGATAAGTCGGGTCATGGCGCGAATCAATAAGAACAAAAACCATGTTTACGTTTGCACGCTCGCTGATGTAGTCTTCAACAAGCTTTCTCCAGCCGGCGCGGATTTGCTCAGGTACTTTTGCATAGCCATAACCCGGCAAATCAACAATATAAAATTCTTTATTGATGAGGAAGTAATTAAGCTGGCGCGTTTTGCCCGGCACTGAGCCGACCTTTGCGAGTTTTTTCTTATTGCAGATAGTATTTATGAGTGATGACTTACCAACGTTAGACCTTCCGACAAGCACAAATTCGGACAAAACGGATTTTGGCAGGGTTCTTAAGTCGTATATACTTTCTATAAATTCAGCAGTGGAAATTTTCATTACGGTTTATAACGCCCTGTATGACGCTGAATGATTACGAAATTTTTAATTAAACTTTTTTACGTGTCTTTCTGGTTTTAACATCAGGTCCTGATTCCTTCTTCACACTTTCTTTCTTAGGAGCTTTTTTCGATTCTTTTTTTGCTTTTACTTCTTTTTTCGTTTCCTTCTTATCACCCGTTTTTCCTGAATCTTCTGCTTTGGTTTTTTCGTCGATTTGTTTTTCTTTTTCAACGACGTAATTGAAATCTACAAACTCGATTATGGCTACATCACCGCCATCACCTTTTCTGAAACCTGCTTTCACGACTCTTGTATATCCGCCCGGTCTGTTGCCGACCATAGGAGCAATATCATTAAATAATTGCGCAACAGCTGCATCATCACGTAAAAATCTTCTTGCAACTCTTCTCAAATGGACACTCTTCGTAGGGTCGCTGAGAGCATTTTTTGCCTTCGTTACCAACGGTTCAATATAAATCTTCAACTCTTTTGCTTTAGCAACTGTAGTGTTTATTCTTTTTGCCTTAATCAAAGAAGCTGACATATTAGCCATCATTGCTTTTTTGTGGCTTGCTGTTCTTTTTAGTTTGCGGCCTTTTTTCCTGTGTTCCATAATCTATGTGTGTTTACAAATTACAATTTATTAAAATAAAAAAGACAGGCTTGCACCTGTCTTTTAGTTCAGAATTCTTTTTACTTTTCTTCTTCTTTGATGTATTTATCTACATCCATTCCGAAATTAAGGTTAAAGCTTTCGATAAGCTCGCCTAACTCAGCAAGAGATTTTCTTCCGAAGTTTCTGTAATGAAGCATCTCTGCCTCATTCTTGCTTACTAAGTCACCGATTGTTTTTATGTTTGCTGAACGCAGACAGTTTTGTGAACGGACAGATAAATCTAATTCATCAACCGGCATTAATAATATTTTCTTAACTTTTTCAAATTCTTCATCGTGCTCAGATTCAACTTCTTTCGGTTTTTCTTCTGCTTCCGGTTTCAAATTGATAAACAACTGAACGTGGTCTCTCAATATTCTTGCTGCCTGGAATAATGCTTCCTCAGGATTGATGGAACCGTCAGTTTCAATTTCAAGAGTTAATTTTTCATAATCTGTTTTTTGCCCTACTCTTGTATTTTCAAGCGCATAGTTAACTCTCTTTACCGGAGAGAAAATAGAATCAACGGTTATGAAACCTAAAGGCAGGTCAACTTTTTTGTTCTCTTCAGAAGGAATATATCCGATTCCCTGAGCTAATCTTAATTCAATGTTTAAGTTTGCATCTTTGTTAAGAGTTGCAATATGCTGGTCAGGATTAAGAATTTCAAAATCCGCAGTTGCATCTTGAATGTCTTTTGCGGTAAATTCCTTAGCTCCTTTAATGTTCATTTCAATTTTATGACCTTTTCCGGTTATGTCCTTAAATCTAACTTCCTTCAGATTAAGGATAATTTCGGATAAATCTTCAACTACACCTTTTAATGTTGTGAATTCATGAGGCGCATCATTAACTTTTATAGCAATAATAGCGGTACCGGAAAGAGAAGAAATTAAAACTCTTCTTAAAGAATTTCCAAGAGTAATTCCATAACCTCTTTCTAAAGGCTGCATAACAAACCTTCCAAAAGTATCGGTAAAAGAAGATTCTTCTTTTATGACGTTTTCCGGTAGTTGTAAGTGATTAATCTTCATTTCTTAATTTGTCTTTTAATTTTTATTTTTAATCCCTGTTAAAAATAAAGCAATACCTGTTCCGTCTTATTCTGAAAACGGAATGAGGCATATCATTTTTATAATCTTATTTTGAGTATAACTCTACGACTAACTGTTCGTTTCCTACGAAAGGAACGTCTGTTCTTTCAGGGGCTTTCAGGAATTTGCCTTCCATATTGGCTTTATCAAGCGCTAACCATGGCACAACCATATTGTCTTTCATTCTTTTCATTGCTTCATGGAAGATTTCCATTTTTTTGCTTTTCTCGCGAACTTTAATTACGTCACCAACTTTCAGCATAAGCGAAGGAATATTTACAACTCTTCCATTGACAGTAAAATGTCTGTGAGTTATCAGCTGTCTTGCGGCTTTTCTTGAAGGAGCAAGTCCGAGACGGTATAATGTATTGTCAAATCTTGTTTCAAGAAGCTGAACTAGATTATCTCCCGTTACACCTTTTCTTCTTGCAGCTTCAACAAAATAATCCCTGAACTGTTTTTCGAGCAGTCCGTAGGTTCTTCTGATTTTTTGTTTTTCTCTTAACTGAACTGCATAGTCTGTGATTCTTGCTCTTCTTGATTGACCATGCTGACCCGGAGGATAATTCTTATCGCTTCCAACTGGACATTTGTCAGTATAACATTTTATTCCTTTGAGGAATAGCTTTGTTCTTTCTCTGCGACAAAGCTTGCAGCTTGCATCTGTATATCGAGCCATTTATTTTTTCTAACTTCGTTTTGTTAAGACAGATAAATTACCTGTCTGATAATTTTAAAACTTTTATACTCTTCGTTACACTCTTCGTTTCTTCGGAGGACGGCAACCGTTGTGCGGAAGCGGAGTAATATCTTTTATAGATGTTACTTCTATGCCGACTGTAGCAAGAGACCTGATTGCAGCATCTCTTCCCGAACCAACACCTTTGATTAATACATCGACTTTTCTTAAACCCGCATCATAAGCTTCCTTACCGCATGATTCTGCTGTCATCTGAGCGGCAAAAGGAGTATTCTTCTTTGAGCCCTTGAATCCCATCTTGCCTGAAGATGCGCATGAAATCGTATTCCCGTGAGAATCAGTCAATGTAATAATAACATTGTTGAATGTAGCTTTGATATGCGCTACACCGTTAGCATCTATGTGAAGTTTTTTCTTAGTTTTTTTGAATGTTTTTGCCACTTGCTATAATTATTATTTGTTATTTCTTAGCTGCTACTTTCTTTTTGCCTGCAACTGTTTTCCTCTTACCTTTTCTGGTTCTTGAGTTTGTTCTTGTTCTTTGTCCTCGTGACGGCAGTCCTTTTCTGTGTCTCTTTCCTCTGTATGTTCCTATGTCGGTCAGCCTCTTGATATTCATCGCAACTTCAGACTTTAAAGAACCCTCGACTTTATACTCGTTGGTAATCTCGGTTCTGATGTGATTAACTTCATCATCAGTTAAGTTAGCAACTTTCTTGTTGTGGTCTATTCCGACTTTATCGAGAATTTTCTCGGCAGTAGATTTTCCAATGCCAAAGATGGCGGTCAAACCGATTACTGCTCTTTTATTTTTTGGTAAGTCTATACCTGCTACTCTTGCCATTTATTATCCCTGTCTTTGTTTATGTTTTGGGTTTGTGCAAATAACACGAATTACACCTTTTCGTTTTATAATTTTGCATTTGTCGCACATCTTTTTTACTGAGCTTCTTACTTTCATATTTTTATTACCTGCCTGTTATTTATATCTGTAAGTTATTCTGCCTTTTGTTAAATCATAGGGTGAAAGCTCGACAGAAACTTTGTCACCTTGTAAAATTCTTATGAAATTCATTCTCATCTTTCCCGATATATGCGCCAAAATCTCGTGTCCGTTTTCAAGCTTTACTTTAAATGAAGTATTGGGAAGAATTTCCGTTATTATTCCGTCAACTTTTATTACGTCCTGTTTACCCATTAATTAGTAAGTATTACCGGTTTTGAATTTGTTATCAAAACTGTATGCTCAAAATGAGCTGACGGCTCTCCGTCCGATGTTACCACCGTCCATCCGTCTGATTTTGTGCGGACTCTCGCAGTGCCGTAATTTACCATCGGCTCGATTGCAATCACCATACCCTTTCTTAGTTTGTACTTGTTACTCGGGCTGTAATAATTAGGAACCGGGGGCTCTTCGTGAAGATTTTTCCCGATACCGTGTCCGATTAACTCGCGCACAATTGAAAATCCTGAACCTTCAACATAATTCTGAACAGCAACGGAAATATCGTTAACGTCATTTCCTTCAACTGCCTGCTCGATTCCTTTGTATAAAGATTCTTCCGTAATTTTTAAGAGCTTTTTCTTCTTATCCGAAATTTCACCTACTGCAAAAGTGTAAGCGCTATCACCATAATATCCGTTTTTATAAGCACCTATATCTATCGAAATTATATCACCGTTTTTTAAAACAACATTCTTACTCGGAATGCCGTGAACTACTTCATCATTTATCGAGATACAAGCCGATGAAGGAAATCTTTTTCCTTTTACCTTGTATCCTTTGAATGCAGGCTGCGCACCCAAATTTTTTATCTTTGTCTCAATTAAATCATCGAGCTCGTATGTTGAAACACCTTCACGAACAAAATCTTTTATAAAGTCTAACGTATCTTTAACTACTTTACAGCTTTCTGCAATTAAATTTATTTCTCTATCGTTTTTAATCAAACCCATTATGCGAAGAGATTATTATCTTCTTCCCTTAAGTTTTCCGCCCTTCATAAATCCGTCATAGTGTCTCATTAGCAAATGCGATTCAATCTGCTGCAATGTATCAAGCGCAACACCAACGATAATTAGAAGACTTGTTCCGCCAAAAAACTGCGCTAAACCTGTAGTAACTCCCATCATCATCAAAAATGTCGGAATGATTGCAATAATTGCAAGAAATATCGAACCCGGCAAAGTAATTTTTGTCAGAATATTATCAATATAATCTGAAGTCGGTTTACCCGGTCTAACTCCCGGAATAAATCCACCCTGCTTTTTCATGTTATCTGCAACGTCTTTCGGATTGAAAGCAATTGCGGTATAGAAATAAGTAAAGAAGATAATCAATAAAGCAAACACCAATGAATATGTTAAGCTTGTCGGGTCAAAATATTTTGATATACCCTGCATAAATGCACTGTCAGGAAAAAATGACAACACCGTGCTTGGGATAAACATAATTGACTGAGCAAATATAATAGGCATAACACCTGCCTGATTAACTTTCATCGGTATATACTGCGTAACACCTCCAAATACTTTTCTTCCAACAACCCTCTTTGCATACTGAACAGGAATTTTTCTTGTTGCGACTGTAACCGCAATAACTCCTGCTATTATTAATAAGAATAACGCTACATATAAAATCTCTATTATGATGTTTCTTACACCTGAAGCAACTATCTGATACTCATCAAATAATGCGAATGGGAAATCTGCAATGATACCGATGAAGATAATCAGCGATATACCGTTTCCGATACCGCGGTCGGTTATCTGTTCGCCAAGCCACATCATAAAAATCGTACCCGCAGTCAGAAATATAACAGTCGAGATTGTAAATAACATTCCCGACATTTCCGGACTTATTATGCTGATACCGTTAACTTCCCTGCTTGCAAGAGAAACACTCACGCCCCATGCCTGAAGCGCAGCAATCGGAACAGTTCCGACTCTTGTAAGCTGTGTGATTTTCTTTCTTCCCTCTTCACCTTCTTTCTGAAGCTTCTGGAAATAAGGAAACACAGCGCCAAGAAGCTGGATAATAATCGAAGCACTGATGTAAGGCATAATTCCCAATGCAAAAACGGCTGCATTGTTGAATGCACCTCCCACAAACATATCATAAAGACCAAACAAAGTATTATTTGCCTGGTTCAGGTTTGCCTGAGTTAAAAGCGAAGCATTGATTCCCGGCAAAGTTATGTGAGCACCGATACGAACAACAATTAAAATCGCAAGAGTGAAAAAAATTCGTGTCCTTAATTCTTCAATCTTAAATATATTCCTGAAACTCTCTACAAAACCACTCATAAGGTTATGGCTTTTCCTCCAAGATTTTCTATTTTTTCTTTTGCAGATTTACTGAAAGAATCGGCAGTAATCTCTATTTTAGCTTTAAACTCACCTTCACCTAAAATTTTCAACGGAACGTTCTTTCCTGATAATACTTTGCTCTTTAATAAATATTCTTTATCGATTTTTGTCTCGGAAATTTTTCCGCTGTCGATAAGCTTTTGTAACTTTCCTAAGTTAATAATGTTTACTTCAACTCTGTTAACATTCTTGAATCCGAACTTCGGAAGTCTTCTTTGAAGAGGCATTTGACCACCTTCAAACCATGCTCTGTTCTTATAACCTGAACGCGACTTCGCACCTTTGTGACCTCTTGTGGAAGTTCCACCGTGTCCCGAACCCTGACCTCTTCCGACTCTCTTTATTTTCCTGCGTGAACCTTCTGCAGGTTTTAAATTACTTAGTATGTCCATTATTATAATATTATAATCTATTAATCGTGTATTATTTATTTTACTTCCTCAACTTTGACAAGATGATTTACTTTTCTAATCATCCCTCTTATCTGAGGAGTATCTTTTTTAATGACAGAATTATTTAACTTTCTGATGCCAAGCGCTTCAATAGTTGCTTTCTGGTCTTTTGGTCTGTCAATAGCGCTTCTGATTTGTGTGATTTTAAGATTCATATAGTCTTAAATAAAAAATTAATTATAAATTAATTATTGAAAAGCTCAGCAAGAGTCATTCCTCTTTGCTCAGCAGTTGTCTTTGCATCTTTTAGATTTCTCAATGCATCTATGGTAGCTTTAACTACATTATGATGATTTGAAGAACCGAGAAGCTTTGTCAAAACGTCCTGCACACCAACTGATTCAAGAACAGCTCTGACACCACCGCCTGCAATAATTCCCGTTCCGGGTGCAGCCGGTTTCAACATAACTTTTGCCGCGCCGTATTTTCCGATGATTTCATGAGGGACCGTTCCTTTTCTGATTGGAACTTTGATTAAATTCTTTCTTGCATCTTCAACGCTCTTTTTAATTGCATCGGTAACTTCGTTTGCTTTTCCAAGACCGACACCAACGTAACCGGAACCGTTTCCGACAACGCTGACTGCATTAAAGCTGAATCTTCTTCCGCCTTTTACTACTTTTGCAACTCTGCCAACCTTAACAAGTTTTTCTTTTAACTCGAGCTCAGCGGGTTTAACAGTAAGTTTTTTTATTTTTGCCATTAAATATTAAATAGAATATCTGTTATTACTAATAAAAAAATCCTCAATTATTTTTTATAATTGCGGGAAAATTGGTTCTCAGGGGAGGATTCGAACCTCCACGTACGGCTCCAAAGGCCGCTGTCCTGCCATTAGACGACCCGAGAAAGCAAACATTAAAAATAGCGATTTTTTTCAAAATTTTAAACCACCTTCTCTGGCTCCATCGGCAAGAGCTTTTACTCTTCCGTGATACAAATATCCGTTTCTGTCGAAGACAACGTTTGTAATTTTAAGTCCTGAAGCTTTTTCGGCAATCATTTTACCAATGGCTTTGCTTTTCTCAACACTTCCTTTTGAAGATGATAATTTTTCCTGGATTTCCTTTGAATTAGAACCCATGCCGAAAAGAGTTTTCGAGTTTACATCATCAATTAACTGCGCATAAATATGCTTTGCGCTTCTATATACTACAAGTCTTGGTCTGTCAGAATTACCCGATACAGTCTTTCTGATTTTATATTTTATTCTTTCGCGTCTTTTTTTTAGTTTATCTACTTTTTGCATGACTATCTAAAATTATTAATTAATGATATAAATTATAAATGTTATAATTATTTTGAAGCGGTCTTACCGGCTTTTCTTCTGATTCTTTCATCAGAATATTTAATACCTTTTCCTTTATACGGCTCAGGCGGTCTCAACTCGCGAATTTTCGCGGCAACCAGACCGACTAACTGCTTATCAATACCCGAAACAACTACATTGTTCGGTGCAGGTAATTCAATTTTAATATCAGAAGGAGCTGTGAAAACTATAGGATGTGAATACCCTAAAGCAAAAACAATATTGTTTCCTTTTAACTCGGCTTTGTATCCGATACCAACCAAATCAAGCTTCTTTGAAAATCCTTCGGTTACACCGGTAATCATATTCTGAAGCAAAGCTCTGTATAATCCGTGCAATGCTCTTACATTTTTGTTTTCACTGCTTCTTGAAAAAATAATTTCATTGTCCTTTATCTCCATCTTTATATCATCTCTCATTTCCATCTGAAGCTTTCCTTTCGGACCTGAAACTTCAACTATGCTACCGTTTTTTGTAACCTGATATTCTTTTGCTAAAGCTATCGGTTTTTTTCCTATACGACTCATGATGCTCTTATTTTATAAATTAATACTGTTTAATATTTATTACCAGACTTCACAAACAACTTCACCGCCAACGCCAAGCTTTCTCGCCTGCGAGTCGGTCATCAAACCCTTTGATGTTGAGATTAAGGCAATGCCCAGGCCGTTTCTGACTCTCGGAATGCTGGCATGCTCAACATATCTTCTTATACCCGGTTTGCTGATTCTTTTTAAACCGGTTATTACACTCTCACCGCCTGAATACTTCAGCTTAATCGAAATGAATGACCTCTTGTTTTCGGTATCAATCATTTTGTAATCATCTATGTACTTTGTATTCTTTAATATCTCGGCAATTTCTTTTTTGAATTTAGATGCCGGAATATCAACGGTTTTCTTTTCAGCTTTTATTGCATTTCTTACTCTTGTAAGAAAATCTGAAATTGGGTCGGTCATTGACATATATATACTTCGATTTTTATTGTTTTAATTTTTTACCAGCTTGCTTTTCTTACTCCAGGGATTTTACCGGAAAGCGCAAGTTCTCTTAATACTAATCTTGATACACCAAACTTTCTGTAATATGCTCTCGCTCTTCCTGTTACGTTGCATCTGTTATGCAATCTTGTAGGACTGCTGTTTCTCGGAAGTTTTTGTAATCCTTCGTAATCACCTGCTTTCTTAAGCTCTTTTCTCTTTTCGTTATACTGCTTTACTAAAGCTATTCTTTTATTCTGTCTTGCGACTATTGATTTCTTTGCCATTAGTTTTTGTTTTTATTAACAAACGGAACTCCGAACTGCTTCAGAAGCTCGTATGATTCTTCATCGCTTTTTG
Proteins encoded:
- the yihA gene encoding ribosome biogenesis GTP-binding protein YihA/YsxC, yielding MKISTAEFIESIYDLRTLPKSVLSEFVLVGRSNVGKSSLINTICNKKKLAKVGSVPGKTRQLNYFLINKEFYIVDLPGYGYAKVPEQIRAGWRKLVEDYISERANVNMVFVLIDSRHDPTYLDELMVSWLEYYEIPYAIILTKADKISKNKMEKQIYRASKIVNNEDLCKDYIPFSIITDEGKDEILNLIQDALENKFRQNASSEDDEEEDS
- the infA gene encoding translation initiation factor IF-1, coding for MGKQDVIKVDGIITEILPNTSFKVKLENGHEILAHISGKMRMNFIRILQGDKVSVELSPYDLTKGRITYRYK
- a CDS encoding NAD(P)-dependent oxidoreductase — its product is MIKILIADKINLTHLPLFPKNKFHITAFDNIPNSEIIKKYNDYDVLVIRSIRKIGKKFLSKAKFKIIATVSRGTDHIDVAEAKKQKIKVLNIERGNSLAAAEHTLALLLAVSKNIIFSNKCVRENRFTAYDYERFELEGKTIGIIGFGSIGSLVGKYCKALGMKILVNDTDKKVIVKNKNFKFVSLDYLLEASDIITVHIPLENNKNFLSKDKLRKLKPSAILINTSRGEVLDESFLIKLLKAKKIKSAALDVFKNEPLINKQFYGLPNVLLTNHIAGKTTESSSKMTKEIFIRIKNLYQNI
- the rplQ gene encoding 50S ribosomal protein L17, with amino-acid sequence MEHRKKGRKLKRTASHKKAMMANMSASLIKAKRINTTVAKAKELKIYIEPLVTKAKNALSDPTKSVHLRRVARRFLRDDAAVAQLFNDIAPMVGNRPGGYTRVVKAGFRKGDGGDVAIIEFVDFNYVVEKEKQIDEKTKAEDSGKTGDKKETKKEVKAKKESKKAPKKESVKKESGPDVKTRKTRKKV
- the rpsD gene encoding 30S ribosomal protein S4; translation: MARYTDASCKLCRRERTKLFLKGIKCYTDKCPVGSDKNYPPGQHGQSRRARITDYAVQLREKQKIRRTYGLLEKQFRDYFVEAARRKGVTGDNLVQLLETRFDNTLYRLGLAPSRKAARQLITHRHFTVNGRVVNIPSLMLKVGDVIKVREKSKKMEIFHEAMKRMKDNMVVPWLALDKANMEGKFLKAPERTDVPFVGNEQLVVELYSK
- the secY gene encoding preprotein translocase subunit SecY — encoded protein: MSGFVESFRNIFKIEELRTRIFFTLAILIVVRIGAHITLPGINASLLTQANLNQANNTLFGLYDMFVGGAFNNAAVFALGIMPYISASIIIQLLGAVFPYFQKLQKEGEEGRKKITQLTRVGTVPIAALQAWGVSVSLASREVNGISIISPEMSGMLFTISTVIFLTAGTIFMMWLGEQITDRGIGNGISLIIFIGIIADFPFALFDEYQIVASGVRNIIIEILYVALFLLIIAGVIAVTVATRKIPVQYAKRVVGRKVFGGVTQYIPMKVNQAGVMPIIFAQSIMFIPSTVLSFFPDSAFMQGISKYFDPTSLTYSLVFALLIIFFTYFYTAIAFNPKDVADNMKKQGGFIPGVRPGKPTSDYIDNILTKITLPGSIFLAIIAIIPTFLMMMGVTTGLAQFFGGTSLLIIVGVALDTLQQIESHLLMRHYDGFMKGGKLKGRR
- a CDS encoding T9SS type A sorting domain-containing protein, which codes for MFKRLLFSLFISILLVGSLQAGSRYTPEQMKYFSQIRYQIKLTGDSYGGQRLDAHHTNIPGTVNTPDIIVPSNYTFGLTWTGNVTTKWTQWQSFYDLASNGSTMQIWQNPSDPDELHYVQTWSPDSVTGSTSFLTRTTKYYFSSDRGVTWSFIADIVPPTGIASGFASVTGTSEGIELIGIHTNVGTPATTRGQFFYDAFPGLGSFTRLDPGLNPSSLGCIWVRMVATANVSLTNKFVFIGSVNGTDYTARNVATSLSSSAFTGFQQITDADQAETYSLARGDDGRIGIAYIGAVVDQGDVFFMESTDNGSTFSTPIKVFNRNEADTQSAGGLRGINLAYLGNSPKMVFETVAQTPSGSYFPGLPNDIRFWSSSLPGADPNRTIPIIISDTNVTIGPNGVPYAPNTGINDVFAPVCRPVIGKSGGTLFVACQVATSVVDPNRDSTCFRALYLTASGNGGSSWKSPERISPTTPQYDWVWPSMSPMNDETGSSHFLNMAAVTTSSPGSNVNGTGFTPRSAYSHYLRVEVPKPVGIENLSGVANSFSLAQNFPNPFNPSTSIRFALPNASNVVLKIYDISGKEVATLINNQVVSAGLNEVTFNAKNLASGIYFYSITAGNFKDTKKMMLIK
- the rplO gene encoding 50S ribosomal protein L15, with the protein product MDILSNLKPAEGSRRKIKRVGRGQGSGHGGTSTRGHKGAKSRSGYKNRAWFEGGQMPLQRRLPKFGFKNVNRVEVNIINLGKLQKLIDSGKISETKIDKEYLLKSKVLSGKNVPLKILGEGEFKAKIEITADSFSKSAKEKIENLGGKAITL
- a CDS encoding DNA-directed RNA polymerase subunit alpha, with translation MKINHLQLPENVIKEESSFTDTFGRFVMQPLERGYGITLGNSLRRVLISSLSGTAIIAIKVNDAPHEFTTLKGVVEDLSEIILNLKEVRFKDITGKGHKIEMNIKGAKEFTAKDIQDATADFEILNPDQHIATLNKDANLNIELRLAQGIGYIPSEENKKVDLPLGFITVDSIFSPVKRVNYALENTRVGQKTDYEKLTLEIETDGSINPEEALFQAARILRDHVQLFINLKPEAEEKPKEVESEHDEEFEKVKKILLMPVDELDLSVRSQNCLRSANIKTIGDLVSKNEAEMLHYRNFGRKSLAELGELIESFNLNFGMDVDKYIKEEEK
- the rpsK gene encoding 30S ribosomal protein S11, with amino-acid sequence MAKTFKKTKKKLHIDANGVAHIKATFNNVIITLTDSHGNTISCASSGKMGFKGSKKNTPFAAQMTAESCGKEAYDAGLRKVDVLIKGVGSGRDAAIRSLATVGIEVTSIKDITPLPHNGCRPPKKRRV
- the rpmD gene encoding 50S ribosomal protein L30 yields the protein MNLKITQIRSAIDRPKDQKATIEALGIRKLNNSVIKKDTPQIRGMIRKVNHLVKVEEVK
- the rpmJ gene encoding 50S ribosomal protein L36, whose product is MKVRSSVKKMCDKCKIIKRKGVIRVICTNPKHKQRQG
- the map gene encoding type I methionyl aminopeptidase; translated protein: MGLIKNDREINLIAESCKVVKDTLDFIKDFVREGVSTYELDDLIETKIKNLGAQPAFKGYKVKGKRFPSSACISINDEVVHGIPSKNVVLKNGDIISIDIGAYKNGYYGDSAYTFAVGEISDKKKKLLKITEESLYKGIEQAVEGNDVNDISVAVQNYVEGSGFSIVRELIGHGIGKNLHEEPPVPNYYSPSNKYKLRKGMVIAIEPMVNYGTARVRTKSDGWTVVTSDGEPSAHFEHTVLITNSKPVILTN
- the rpsM gene encoding 30S ribosomal protein S13 — its product is MARVAGIDLPKNKRAVIGLTAIFGIGKSTAEKILDKVGIDHNKKVANLTDDEVNHIRTEITNEYKVEGSLKSEVAMNIKRLTDIGTYRGKRHRKGLPSRGQRTRTNSRTRKGKRKTVAGKKKVAAKK